From a single Parambassis ranga chromosome 2, fParRan2.1, whole genome shotgun sequence genomic region:
- the morn2 gene encoding MORN repeat-containing protein 2 produces the protein MSAKKKEDVSTTNGEGPISYILPNGDRYEGDCCQSASGSLMRSGTGKHTSAGGVIYTGDWHEDKMHGRGTLQHPCGATYEGEFRDNMYHGTGTYTFPDGSVYRGHFHKNRLEGDGAFINTQGLVWTGEFQSKAALGLKMQPRCTGKFNEFPLGDK, from the exons GAGAAGGACCCATTTCCTACATTCTCCCAAATGGGGACAGATATG AGGGGGACTGCTGCCAATCTGCATCTGGATCACTAATGAGGAGCGGTACTGGGAAACACACCTCTGCAGGCGGTGTCATATACACTGGAGACTGGCACGAGGACAAA ATGCACGGCAGAGGGACCCTGCAGCATCCCTGTGGAGCAACATATGAAGGGGAGTTCAGAGACAACATGTACCACGGCACAGGAACGTACACTTTCCCAGACGGCTCTGTATATAGAGGTCACTTTCACAAGAACAG GCTGGAAGGAGACGGAGCGTTCATTAACACACAGGGTTTGGTTTGGACAGGGGAGTTCCAGAGCAAAGCAGCGCTTGGCCTCAAGATGCAGCCCAGATGCACAGGAAAGTTTAacgaatttcccctcggggataaataa
- the strip2 gene encoding striatin-interacting protein 1 homolog isoform X1: MQAEDMEVPIINNLNDNGERQRPKGKDVFKDQQKESESSMESPNLEFEYGDTDTLTAELSELYSYTEEPEFALNRDYFEEDFRSHVTLDTVFGVLPAARGRRWIELTVEKQKAYVMRLLDALEVTDRDKRLKVARAILYLAQGVFDECDTEVDVLHWSRHNVFLLYDMGIFTALLELLSMEIDNNQACSSAVRKPAISLADSTELRVLLSIMYLMVETIRVQTEDDRPEWIAAREAFKNELGSPLYNGEPFALLLFTMVTKFCSMNAPHFPMKKVLLLLWKTILFTLGGFEELQEMKVRTREHLNLPPLPEDSIKVVRAMRAASPPASAMELIEQQQQQKRGRRSRRSAFVDSLEGDSPYPKKQPLVKQDSLDTYNERDPFKNDDARDEEEDPEDTDSGIEGEVDPLDRDVIIQPPPPPPPLRPPTERVNFPKGLPWAPKVREKDIEHFLETSRNKFIGFTLGNDTETLVGLPRPIHESVKTLKQHKYVSIAEVQMKREEELQQCPLTLGVEEVEETPTETLYLGMLPNLSQYVIALLKLLLAAAPTSKAKTDSINILADVLPEEMPITVLQSMKLGIDVNRHKEIIVKAISALLLLLLKHFKLNHIYQFEIVSQHLVFANCIPLILKFFNQNIMSYISAKNSICVLDFPHCVVHEMPELTAESLEAGDSNQFCWRNLFSCINLLRILNKLTKWKHSRTMMLVVFKSAPILKRALKVKQAMMQLYVLKLLKIQTKYLGRQWRKSNMKTMSAIYQKVRHRLNDDWAYGNDIDARPWDFQAEECALRECIEKFNSRRYDKNKNDDFTPVDNCLQSVLGQRVDLPEDFHYSYEMWLEREVFSQPIQWEGLLQNP, from the exons TGACCTTGGACACTGTGTTTGGTGTCCTTCCTGCAGCTCGTGGCAGGAGGTGGATCGAGCTGACGGTGGAGAAGCAGAAGGCGTATGTGATGAGGCTGCTGGATGCACTGGAGGTGACAGACAGGGACAAGAGGCTGAAGGTGGCCAGGGCCATCCTCTACCTGGCTCAGG GAGTGTTTGATGAGTGTGACACAGAGGTGGACGTTCTCCACTGGTCCAGACACAACGTCTTTCTGCTCTATGACATGGGCATCTTCACGGCACTGCTGGAGCTGCTCAGCATGGAGATAGA CAACAACCAGGCGTGcagcagtgcagtgaggaaACCTGCCATCTCGCTAGCAGACAGCACAGAGCTCAG AGTGTTATTGAGCATCATGTACCTGATGGTGGAGACCATCAGAGTTCAAACTGAAGATGACCGACCTGAGTGGATAGCAGCCAGAGAGGCCTTTAAGAATGAGCttg GTTCACCTCTGTACAATGGAGAGCCCTTTGCTCTGCTCCTCTTCACCATGGTGACCAAGTTCTGCAGCATGAATGCCCCACATTTCCCCATGAAGAAAGTGCTACTGCTGCTCTGGAAAACGATACtg TTCACTTTGGGTGGCTTTGAGGAGCTTCAGGAGATGAAGGTGCGAACCCGGGAGCACCTCAACCTGCCCCCGCTGCCGGAGGACAGCATCAAGGTGGTCAGAGCCATGAGAGCAGCCTCGCCCCCGGCCTCCGCCATGGAGCTCattgaacagcagcagcagcagaagagaggCCGCCGCAGCCGCAGG AGTGCCTTTGTTGATAGCTTGGAAGGAGACAGTCCCTATCCCAAGAAGCAG cCCCTGGTCAAGCAGGACAGCCTGGACACATACAATGAGCGGGACCCCTTCAAGAACGACGACGCACGTGACGAAGAGGAGGACCCCGAGGATACAGACAGTGGCATCGAGGGTGAGGTGGACCCTCTGGATCGCGACGTCATCATCCAACCGCCGCCGCCACCCCCTCCTCTGAGACCGCCAACAGAGAGGGTCAACTTCCCCAAAGGTCTTCCGTGGGCTCCAAAAGTCAG GGAGAAGGACATCGAGCACTTCCTGGAGACCAGCAGAAACAAGTTCATCGGGTTTACTCTGGGAAA TGATACAGAGACCCTGGTGGGCTTACCCAGACCCATACATGAGAGTGTCAAGACTCTTAAACAG caCAAATATGTGTCCATAGCTGAAGTCCAGATGAAAcgggaggaggagctgcagcagtgtcCACTAACTCTG ggtgtggaggaggtggaggagacgcCGACAGAGACGCTGTACCTGGGGATGCTTCCCAACCTCTCACAGTATGTG ATTGCCctcctgaagctgctgctggctgcagctcCGACCTCCAAAGCCAAAACCGACTCCATCAACATCCTGGCTGACGTGCTGCCTGAGGAGATGCC CATCACAGTCCTTCAGAGCATGAAGCTGGGAATTGACGTGAACCGCCACAAGGAAATCATTGTCAAGgccatctctgctctgctgctgctgctcctcaagCACTTCAAACTCAACCACATCTATCAG TTCGAGATTGtctcacagcacctggtgttCGCCAACTGTATCCCACTCATCCTCAAGTTCTTCAACCAGAACATCATGTCCTACATCAGTGCCAAAAACAG CATATGTGTGCTGGACTTCCCACACTGTGTGGTCCATGAGATGCCTGAGCTTACAGCTGAGAGCCTG gaagCAGGAGACAGCAACCAATTCTGCTGGAGGAACCTGTTTTCTTGCATCAATCTGCTGAGGATCCTGAACAAGCTGACTAAGTGGAAACACTCCAGGACCATG aTGCTGGTTGTTTTTAAGTCAGCCCCCATcctgaagagagctctgaaggTGAAGCAGGCCATGATGCAGCTCTACGTCCTCAAACTGCTTAAGATCCAGACCAAGTACCTGGGCCGCCAGTGGAGGAAGAGCAACATGAAGACCATGTCGGCCATCTACCAGAAGGTCCGCCATAGGCTCAATGATGACTGGGCCTATGGAAACG ATATCGATGCCCGGCCTTGGGATTTCCAGGCGGAGGAGTGCGCTCTGCGGGAGTGCATCGAGAAGTTCAACAGCCGCCGCTATGACAAGAACAAGAACGACGACTTCACGCCCGTGGACAACTGCCTGCAGAGCGTGCTGGGCCAGCGCGTGGACCTGCCGGAGGACTTCCACTACAGCTACGAGATGTGGCTGGAGAGAGAGGTCTTCTCGCAGCCGATTCAATGGGAGGGGCTGCTGCAGAATCCATAA
- the strip2 gene encoding striatin-interacting protein 1 homolog isoform X5 — translation MQAEDMESSMESPNLEFEYGDTDTLTAELSELYSYTEEPEFALNRDYFEEDFRSHVTLDTVFGVLPAARGRRWIELTVEKQKAYVMRLLDALEVTDRDKRLKVARAILYLAQGVFDECDTEVDVLHWSRHNVFLLYDMGIFTALLELLSMEIDNNQACSSAVRKPAISLADSTELRVLLSIMYLMVETIRVQTEDDRPEWIAAREAFKNELGSPLYNGEPFALLLFTMVTKFCSMNAPHFPMKKVLLLLWKTILFTLGGFEELQEMKVRTREHLNLPPLPEDSIKVVRAMRAASPPASAMELIEQQQQQKRGRRSRRSAFVDSLEGDSPYPKKQPLVKQDSLDTYNERDPFKNDDARDEEEDPEDTDSGIEGEVDPLDRDVIIQPPPPPPPLRPPTERVNFPKGLPWAPKVREKDIEHFLETSRNKFIGFTLGNDTETLVGLPRPIHESVKTLKQHKYVSIAEVQMKREEELQQCPLTLGVEEVEETPTETLYLGMLPNLSQYVIALLKLLLAAAPTSKAKTDSINILADVLPEEMPITVLQSMKLGIDVNRHKEIIVKAISALLLLLLKHFKLNHIYQFEIVSQHLVFANCIPLILKFFNQNIMSYISAKNSICVLDFPHCVVHEMPELTAESLEAGDSNQFCWRNLFSCINLLRILNKLTKWKHSRTMMLVVFKSAPILKRALKVKQAMMQLYVLKLLKIQTKYLGRQWRKSNMKTMSAIYQKVRHRLNDDWAYGNDIDARPWDFQAEECALRECIEKFNSRRYDKNKNDDFTPVDNCLQSVLGQRVDLPEDFHYSYEMWLEREVFSQPIQWEGLLQNP, via the exons TGACCTTGGACACTGTGTTTGGTGTCCTTCCTGCAGCTCGTGGCAGGAGGTGGATCGAGCTGACGGTGGAGAAGCAGAAGGCGTATGTGATGAGGCTGCTGGATGCACTGGAGGTGACAGACAGGGACAAGAGGCTGAAGGTGGCCAGGGCCATCCTCTACCTGGCTCAGG GAGTGTTTGATGAGTGTGACACAGAGGTGGACGTTCTCCACTGGTCCAGACACAACGTCTTTCTGCTCTATGACATGGGCATCTTCACGGCACTGCTGGAGCTGCTCAGCATGGAGATAGA CAACAACCAGGCGTGcagcagtgcagtgaggaaACCTGCCATCTCGCTAGCAGACAGCACAGAGCTCAG AGTGTTATTGAGCATCATGTACCTGATGGTGGAGACCATCAGAGTTCAAACTGAAGATGACCGACCTGAGTGGATAGCAGCCAGAGAGGCCTTTAAGAATGAGCttg GTTCACCTCTGTACAATGGAGAGCCCTTTGCTCTGCTCCTCTTCACCATGGTGACCAAGTTCTGCAGCATGAATGCCCCACATTTCCCCATGAAGAAAGTGCTACTGCTGCTCTGGAAAACGATACtg TTCACTTTGGGTGGCTTTGAGGAGCTTCAGGAGATGAAGGTGCGAACCCGGGAGCACCTCAACCTGCCCCCGCTGCCGGAGGACAGCATCAAGGTGGTCAGAGCCATGAGAGCAGCCTCGCCCCCGGCCTCCGCCATGGAGCTCattgaacagcagcagcagcagaagagaggCCGCCGCAGCCGCAGG AGTGCCTTTGTTGATAGCTTGGAAGGAGACAGTCCCTATCCCAAGAAGCAG cCCCTGGTCAAGCAGGACAGCCTGGACACATACAATGAGCGGGACCCCTTCAAGAACGACGACGCACGTGACGAAGAGGAGGACCCCGAGGATACAGACAGTGGCATCGAGGGTGAGGTGGACCCTCTGGATCGCGACGTCATCATCCAACCGCCGCCGCCACCCCCTCCTCTGAGACCGCCAACAGAGAGGGTCAACTTCCCCAAAGGTCTTCCGTGGGCTCCAAAAGTCAG GGAGAAGGACATCGAGCACTTCCTGGAGACCAGCAGAAACAAGTTCATCGGGTTTACTCTGGGAAA TGATACAGAGACCCTGGTGGGCTTACCCAGACCCATACATGAGAGTGTCAAGACTCTTAAACAG caCAAATATGTGTCCATAGCTGAAGTCCAGATGAAAcgggaggaggagctgcagcagtgtcCACTAACTCTG ggtgtggaggaggtggaggagacgcCGACAGAGACGCTGTACCTGGGGATGCTTCCCAACCTCTCACAGTATGTG ATTGCCctcctgaagctgctgctggctgcagctcCGACCTCCAAAGCCAAAACCGACTCCATCAACATCCTGGCTGACGTGCTGCCTGAGGAGATGCC CATCACAGTCCTTCAGAGCATGAAGCTGGGAATTGACGTGAACCGCCACAAGGAAATCATTGTCAAGgccatctctgctctgctgctgctgctcctcaagCACTTCAAACTCAACCACATCTATCAG TTCGAGATTGtctcacagcacctggtgttCGCCAACTGTATCCCACTCATCCTCAAGTTCTTCAACCAGAACATCATGTCCTACATCAGTGCCAAAAACAG CATATGTGTGCTGGACTTCCCACACTGTGTGGTCCATGAGATGCCTGAGCTTACAGCTGAGAGCCTG gaagCAGGAGACAGCAACCAATTCTGCTGGAGGAACCTGTTTTCTTGCATCAATCTGCTGAGGATCCTGAACAAGCTGACTAAGTGGAAACACTCCAGGACCATG aTGCTGGTTGTTTTTAAGTCAGCCCCCATcctgaagagagctctgaaggTGAAGCAGGCCATGATGCAGCTCTACGTCCTCAAACTGCTTAAGATCCAGACCAAGTACCTGGGCCGCCAGTGGAGGAAGAGCAACATGAAGACCATGTCGGCCATCTACCAGAAGGTCCGCCATAGGCTCAATGATGACTGGGCCTATGGAAACG ATATCGATGCCCGGCCTTGGGATTTCCAGGCGGAGGAGTGCGCTCTGCGGGAGTGCATCGAGAAGTTCAACAGCCGCCGCTATGACAAGAACAAGAACGACGACTTCACGCCCGTGGACAACTGCCTGCAGAGCGTGCTGGGCCAGCGCGTGGACCTGCCGGAGGACTTCCACTACAGCTACGAGATGTGGCTGGAGAGAGAGGTCTTCTCGCAGCCGATTCAATGGGAGGGGCTGCTGCAGAATCCATAA